The proteins below are encoded in one region of Campylobacter rectus:
- a CDS encoding RidA family protein: protein MKKIISANDAPQAIGPYSQATQANGFLFISGQLGVTPQGEFAGTDVGSQAKRSLQNLEAILTEAGLGFESVVKTTIFLADMADFAAVNKIYADYFKQPYPARSTVAVKTLPKGGLVEIEAIAAMKR from the coding sequence ATGAAAAAGATTATCTCCGCAAACGACGCTCCGCAGGCGATCGGACCGTATTCGCAAGCAACTCAAGCAAATGGATTTTTGTTTATTTCAGGCCAGCTTGGCGTTACTCCGCAAGGTGAATTTGCGGGCACGGACGTCGGTTCGCAGGCCAAGCGTTCGCTGCAAAATTTAGAAGCTATCTTGACCGAAGCCGGCCTTGGCTTTGAAAGCGTAGTTAAAACGACGATTTTTCTGGCCGATATGGCCGATTTTGCTGCGGTTAATAAAATCTACGCCGACTACTTTAAGCAGCCGTATCCGGCGCGTAGCACCGTCGCGGTAAAAACCCTGCCAAAAGGCGGCCTAGTCGAGATCGAAGCGATCGCGGCGATGAAACGGTAG
- a CDS encoding hemolysin family protein, producing MHPSSADSIFMIALAVFFVFLNAFFVLSEFSIVKVRKSRLEELAKDKVPNAKTALDMSNNLDTYLSATQLGITLSSLALGWIGEPAVARLIEEPLKTYFNLNEILVHTVAFAIAFTLITLMHVVLGELVPKSVAIAKSEKAVLAIARPLHVFWVVFSPLIKTFDFLAGVSLKILGIKPVKESELAHSEEEIKIIVGESLKGGVLDSFETEIIKNAVDFSDTVAKEIMTPRRDMVCINKQKSYEENIKVIFDSKYTRYPYIDGSKDAILGMIHIRDILQIDLGNKKREFDSIVRKFVIVPENLSISKILVMMNKQQISAALVVDEYGGTAGLLTMEDIVEEILGDFNDEHDDACPHYKKINENIYEFQGRFDLESVEELMGISFDDETEELTIGGYVFNLIGRLPVVGDKIEDENCYYEVRKMDGASISSVKVRRKIEEKEDED from the coding sequence TTGCACCCCAGTAGCGCCGACTCGATTTTTATGATCGCTCTCGCGGTTTTCTTCGTATTTTTAAACGCTTTTTTCGTATTATCAGAATTTTCCATCGTCAAAGTCCGCAAGAGTCGTCTAGAGGAGCTTGCTAAGGACAAAGTGCCAAACGCAAAAACCGCGCTTGATATGTCAAACAACCTCGATACCTACCTCTCCGCCACGCAGCTGGGCATCACGCTAAGCTCATTGGCTCTTGGCTGGATCGGCGAGCCGGCGGTCGCTAGACTGATCGAGGAGCCGCTAAAAACATACTTTAATCTAAACGAAATTTTAGTCCACACCGTCGCGTTTGCGATCGCGTTTACGCTGATCACGCTCATGCACGTGGTGCTAGGCGAGCTGGTGCCAAAGTCCGTCGCCATCGCAAAATCGGAAAAAGCAGTCCTTGCCATCGCGCGTCCGTTACATGTATTTTGGGTGGTTTTCTCGCCGCTTATCAAGACTTTTGATTTTCTAGCCGGCGTTTCGCTTAAAATTTTGGGCATCAAGCCCGTCAAAGAGAGCGAACTGGCCCACTCCGAAGAAGAGATAAAAATCATCGTGGGCGAGAGCCTAAAAGGCGGCGTTCTCGATAGCTTTGAGACCGAGATCATCAAAAATGCGGTTGATTTCTCCGACACGGTCGCCAAAGAGATAATGACGCCGCGCCGCGATATGGTCTGCATAAACAAGCAAAAAAGCTACGAAGAAAACATCAAAGTGATCTTTGACTCCAAATACACGCGCTATCCCTACATCGACGGCAGCAAGGACGCAATCCTAGGCATGATCCATATCAGAGATATCTTGCAAATCGATCTGGGCAATAAAAAGCGCGAATTTGACAGTATCGTGCGTAAATTCGTCATCGTGCCCGAAAACCTCTCGATATCTAAAATCCTCGTGATGATGAACAAACAGCAAATCTCCGCCGCTCTCGTCGTGGACGAATACGGCGGCACGGCGGGCCTGCTCACGATGGAAGATATAGTAGAAGAGATCCTGGGCGACTTTAACGACGAGCACGACGATGCGTGCCCGCACTACAAAAAGATCAACGAAAATATCTACGAGTTTCAGGGGCGCTTTGACCTGGAAAGCGTAGAGGAGCTGATGGGGATAAGCTTTGACGATGAGACCGAGGAGCTAACGATCGGCGGATACGTCTTTAATCTCATCGGTCGCTTGCCGGTCGTAGGCGACAAGATTGAGGACGAAAACTGCTACTACGAGGTGCGCAAGATGGATGGTGCTAGCATCTCTAGTGTCAAAGTGCGCAGAAAAATCGAAGAAAAAGAGGACGAGGACTGA
- a CDS encoding fumarate hydratase, whose product MAVVFVGIGQDVHIEGGFLEDAINESVKDGYVGGCLCKSAVNDPIFERKNMANNAPPS is encoded by the coding sequence ATGGCGGTCGTGTTTGTGGGTATCGGACAGGACGTGCATATCGAGGGCGGATTTTTAGAAGACGCGATAAACGAGAGCGTAAAAGACGGCTACGTGGGCGGTTGCCTGTGCAAATCCGCCGTAAACGATCCGATCTTTGAGCGCAAAAATATGGCGAACAACGCCCCGCCGTCATAA
- a CDS encoding cysteine permease, with amino-acid sequence MMKLTLAPNEFLDGYVLGCEFARNADISGNAYLFWSGAISAKYENSRTVFLHKKSIPARFQEAAELCSDLSGLTLTSAFCSFTTLAPSHLVAKNGSKLYPLFELHEICGIKFINLKKFYDDFGLDYRYRIYIEKCSFFSPAPLEKRIKLTETMCLGYY; translated from the coding sequence TTGATGAAACTCACTCTTGCGCCAAACGAGTTTTTAGACGGCTACGTTCTAGGCTGCGAATTTGCGCGAAACGCCGATATTTCAGGCAATGCCTATCTGTTTTGGAGCGGCGCGATATCGGCAAAATACGAAAATTCTCGCACGGTTTTTCTGCACAAAAAAAGTATTCCCGCGCGCTTTCAAGAGGCGGCCGAGCTTTGCAGCGACCTTAGCGGACTTACGCTCACGTCGGCCTTTTGCTCCTTTACGACGCTAGCACCCTCGCACCTCGTCGCCAAAAACGGCTCCAAACTCTACCCGCTTTTTGAGCTTCACGAGATTTGCGGTATAAAATTTATAAATTTGAAGAAATTTTATGATGATTTCGGGCTTGACTACCGCTACCGAATTTACATCGAAAAGTGCTCCTTTTTCTCGCCTGCGCCGCTTGAAAAGCGCATAAAGCTAACCGAGACGATGTGTTTGGGGTATTATTAA